The following is a genomic window from Desulfonatronum thiosulfatophilum.
AGGTTTCGATAGCGGACTCGGTAATTTTAGAAGTCATCACCTTTTCCGCCTTTATCTTTGCCGATCAGCTTTCTTACTTCCTCGTCAAAGTCGGAAATGTACTGTTTGTCCTGAATGACCCGGAATTTATAGTATTCTGCTTCAGCTTTTATTTTTGCTTCCAAAGCTGAGATTTTGCCTTTATCCAGGAGTATTGGATAATCCGAGAGGGCAAGGAACTTGTCCAGAAATTGAACCCAGTCTTTCATATTGGTTACAATGCCGCGGCGCGCCCTGTTTTCCGCAAGATCAAGATAGGCGGATACGATTCTTTCCAACTCTTTGAGGTGTTCTTCATTGAGATAATTTTTGGCAATGATCACATCGGATTTTAAAATTTTCCCGCCGGGTGCATTCTTCCAGGTTTTCAAGCCCATAAATATCTTCTGCGCGTCTGCTTCGGTATAAATAATTTCCGCAGCGGTCTTCCCTTGTATGGCCCAATGCATTTTGTTTTGCACCGTGGCAAAAAATTCCTTGGTGGTTTCGTCATTTCGGTCATAATCAGCAGACAAGGCATAGATATCGGTGATTTTCTGATAGAGTCGCCGCTCACTCAGACGGATTTCACGAATGCGCTCAAGCAACTCATCAAAGTAATCCTGTCCAAAATGCTTGATCTGCTTTAAGCGTTCATCATCAATCACAAAACCTTTGATGATGTATTCATGCAGGATTTCTGTTGCCCATTTCCTGAATTCCGTGGCGCGATGAGAATTGACCCGGTAACCAACGGCAGTAATCGCTCGAAGGTTGTAATACAGCATCTCTTTTTCCTGGGTTTTGCCTTTGATGGCACCGTGTTGAGTGGTGTGTCGGAATTTCCGACACACCAGTTCTTCATCCAGCTCTCCTTCCGCAAAAATATTTTTCAGGTGTTCGGTGATGGTTGAACGCCCTTTGCCAAATAATTCGGCAATCAGTTTTTGGGTAAGCCAGAGCGTATCGTCCTGGAAATAGACATCGATATTGACTTTGCCATCTGCTGTTTTGAAGATGACAAAGTTTGGTAATTTTTCGGGGAGATTTGAGTTTGTCATATTGTCACCTGCACTTCGCCGCTCATGAGTTTGGGC
Proteins encoded in this region:
- a CDS encoding virulence RhuM family protein, producing the protein MTNSNLPEKLPNFVIFKTADGKVNIDVYFQDDTLWLTQKLIAELFGKGRSTITEHLKNIFAEGELDEELVCRKFRHTTQHGAIKGKTQEKEMLYYNLRAITAVGYRVNSHRATEFRKWATEILHEYIIKGFVIDDERLKQIKHFGQDYFDELLERIREIRLSERRLYQKITDIYALSADYDRNDETTKEFFATVQNKMHWAIQGKTAAEIIYTEADAQKIFMGLKTWKNAPGGKILKSDVIIAKNYLNEEHLKELERIVSAYLDLAENRARRGIVTNMKDWVQFLDKFLALSDYPILLDKGKISALEAKIKAEAEYYKFRVIQDKQYISDFDEEVRKLIGKDKGGKGDDF